In Ptiloglossa arizonensis isolate GNS036 chromosome 6, iyPtiAriz1_principal, whole genome shotgun sequence, a single window of DNA contains:
- the LOC143148741 gene encoding uncharacterized protein LOC143148741 isoform X5, with the protein MHHMYSSKKGDPLCPLGFHPQVRWPTRCKRCFRDYKEHGGKKDNLRDITSSSPSLSFDQSSGRSSENGRRVWSSATNLAKDEFKSNNSDVPHAAAASCWTSLMDLSVIEKEEERLEARRTPKLQIKQVIDNSNDRTSENDVEFIIQSEVESLKTQLSELQARCEKAEKEKSEILMRRLATMETITSKTSTNELQKLQKKIEALTQEKTSLLTKVRELEKEINIKTFRGERDREKDELRSKLKAAENLCENLMDENEDMKKEIRQLEEEIYELQDTFRDEQADEYVRLRKSLEQSNKNCRILSFKLRKVERKVEELETEKTTIEKKYEEVKKVDETLKKIKSEFQNRPQKKASEFTTKVQLKKLVDEMEKEIGDMMTIFTNVSDGKDIDIQDMKSKEYAKYDKLSKEYELLKDKYDTVVKELSDEKEKKKTQSNAKTDDKNTDLQNIRKKLDDAVAIRETERKAWDEEKTALSEEKEKLKSKLLSLSAEKLKVYNEVVQLKKDLETAKSSEKEGAKMEKTINELKRELSQERERCKKLQDDLSAFTERESKLTQSMSSVEQTKTKLDADVKRLKKELESTKSSNTTKINDLTTELSDLKKEKEKLLSQIDQEKQSKESEVSTLKKKINSLEKTGLNTKRMNELRQTYNEKILISYVADLENELKRGQQEYNNLKNKCNELDNLKKQFELDNESLNSKLREQNTELMSIRKELELLRQTVKIKESEWKSEKATLENRIKESELPNKALITDLNNDISNLKKENNTLVTRLEDIRKANDDLSDKLKDYEAVTKIHQALTPDTKALESEIRKLKNALETMEKAKKADLAQCKMRYEHRITAINDEIQAIQNQLSRYKRERDTYKHMLEGAQKTIAELKSTRGRQSNVSSAKSDEEEEVSGTSIVVLERQINSLEDELSETRLEASRLKAELVSEKSASHVKVSELQSRINELEEERVLTSGRTKIPGLKVRMELAWQKEREEHQRLLQETATLARDLRQTLFEIERERSKERLETKRRQDQLKKVYDEEKEESKKKLLELQCDLLELRDAHAKLRTSNEKMRREKERHEKEREELKDVITKKSKQEQNELRNINMLLQQVNDLTKLFPELNGIAENGTPNNYTPTPPRRLKGPKSRESSPMLDTKGDIRGILNIINHFNLHFSVMYLFTGSNSQLGERTEKLEYTIKNLMDVARKLKESKKAADEANVTRLKKLGKRSTSVESDPGKGITTTRSKPRLQRKSLSLEQTSARNEEPQRIWGTDSNMSSLQSLEGSEIGGRTLNLQRDSSVDSRLSTGSTKSEMLEREKKHGKSIIKKITTKLTKSASVDDPNVSIDLSLQTSGSETSVSEKTEKRNLKKKLTDMFKRGSRSSSVEKKLNSTNHSRPPSRNSTTSNK; encoded by the exons ATGCATCACATGTATTCATCAAAGAAAGGAGACCCTCTCTGCCCCCTTGGTTTCCATCCTCAAGTGCGTTGGCCGACCCGCTGCAAACGATGCTTCAG GGATTACAAAGAACACGGCGGCAAGAAAGATAACTTGAGGGACATCACATCGTCTTCACCCAGTCTCTCGTTCGATCAGTCATCAGGCCG CTCTTCGGAAAATGGACGAAGGGTTTGGTCGTCAGCGACGAATTTGGCAAAGGATGAATTCAAGAGTAACAACTCAGATGTACCACATGCAGCAGCAGCCAGCTGCTGGACGTCGCTTATGGATCTATCCGTCattgagaaagaagaagaaagattgGAAG CCAGGAGAACGCCGAAATTGCAAATTAAACAAGTAATAGATAACAGCAATGATAGAACTTCGGAAAACGATGTTGAGTTCATCATTCAG AGCGAAGTGGAGAGTCTGAAGACACAATTGAGTGAATTACAAGCGCGATGCGAGAAAGCAGAAAAGGAGaagagcgaaattttgatgagaCGGTTGGCAACTATGGAAACCATAACAAGTAAAACCTCAACGAATGAACTGCAGAAACTACAAAAGAAGATCGAAG CACTCACTCAAGAAAAGACCAGTCTATTGACAAAAGTAAGAGAACTtgagaaagaaataaatataaagacaTTTAGAGGCGAAAGAGATAGAGAAAAGGATGAATTACGTTCGAAATTAAAAGCAGCAGAAAATTTGTGCGAGAACTTGATGGACGAAAATGAAGATATGAAGAAAGAGATCCGACAATTGGAGGAAGAAATATACGAATTACAGGATACATTTAG GGATGAGCAAGCGGACGAGTACGTCCGTCTGCGAAAAAGTTTGGAacagtcgaataaaaattgtcgaaTTTTATCGTTCAAGCTGAGAAAAGTCGAGCGAAAGGTGGAAGAGTTGGAGACTGAAAAAACAACTATAGAGAAGAAGTATGAAGAA GTGAAAAAAGTCGATGAAACGTTAAAGAAGATTAAAAGTGAATTCCAAAACAGGCCTCAGAAGAAGGCGAGCGAATTTACAACCAAAGTACAACTCAAGAAACTGGTGGACGAAATGGAGAAGGAAATAG GTGATATGATGACCATTTTCACAAACGTCTCTGATGGTAAAGACATAGATATTCAGGACATGAAATCCAAGGAATATGCGAAATACGATAAACTCTCAAAGGAATACGAATTGCTTAAAGATAAATACGACACTGTGGTGAAAGAGTTATCggatgaaaaggaaaaaaagaaaacgcagTCAAACGCAAAAACAGACGACAAAAATACAGATTTACAAAACA taAGGAAAAAGCTAGATGATGCTGTAGCCATAAGGGAAACCGAAAGAAAAGCGTGGGACGAAGAGAAGACAGCACTCTCcgaggaaaaggaaaaattaaagTCGAAACTTCTGTCGCTTTCTGCGGAAAAACTTAAAGTCTACAACGAAGTCGTTCAATTGAAGAAAGATTTAG AAACGGCCAAGTCGTCGGAAAAGGAAGGTGCGAAgatggaaaaaacgataaacGAGCTGAAGAGAGAATTGTCGCAAGAACGAGAAAGGTGTAAAAAGCTGCAAGACGATTTGTCAGCGTTTACGGAACGGGAATCCAAATTGACACAATCAATGTCATCT GTCGAGCAAACAAAAACTAAACTTGACGCTGAtgtgaaacgcttgaagaaagaGCTGGAAAGTACAAAATCCTCAAATACTACGAAAATAAACGATCTGACCACGGAGCTCTCGGatctgaagaaagaaaaggagaagctaCTGTCTCAAATCGATcaagagaaacaatccaaagaaTCCGAAGTGTCCACATTGAAGAAGAAAATCAATTCGTTGGAGAAGACTGGATTGAATACGAAACGGATGAATGAGCTGAGGCAAACGTACAATGAGAAGATCTTAA TATCTTATGTTGCAGACTTAGAGAACGAGTTGAAGAGAGGCCAGCAGGAGTACAATAATCTGAAAAACAAGTGTAATGAACTCGATAATTTGAAGAAACAGTTTGAATTGGATAACGAATCACTCAACAG CAAACTACGGGAACAAAACACTGAACTCATGAGTATTCGCAAAGAATTGGAATTACTACGGCAAACCGTTAAAATAAAAGAGAGTGAATGGAAATCGGAGAAAGCTACTTTAGAA AATCGAATAAAAGAGAGCGAGCTACCAAATAAAGCTTTAATAACAGATCTAAATAACGATATTAGTAAtttgaagaaggagaacaatACCTTAGTAACGCGATTGGAAGACATAAGGAAAGCG AATGATGATCTCTCGGACAAGTTGAAGGATTACGAGGCAGTGACGAAGATCCATCAAGCTTTGACACCTGATACCAAGGCTCTCGAGTCGGAAATACGAAAATTGAAGAACGCTTTAGAGACCATGGAAAAGGCGAAGAAAGCGGATTTGGCACAATGCAAAATGCGATACGAGCACAGGATCACGGCTATTAACGACGAAATCCAAGCTATTCAGAACCAGCTATCGCGGTACAAACGTGAACGCGACACATACAAGCACATGTTAGAAGGTGCACAGAAAACTATTGCTGAATTGAAATCTACCAGAGGTAGACAGTCAAACGTGTCTTCTGCAAAGTCTGACGAG GAGGAAGAAGTATCTGGTACCAGCATAGTGGTTCTTGAAAGGCAGATCAACAGTTTGGAAGATGAACTTTCAGAAACAAGATTGGAAGCGTCCAGATTGAAAGCCGAATTAGTTTCCGAGAAATCAGCCAGTCACGTTAAAGTGTCTGAACTTCAATCACGAATTAACGAG CTGGAGGAAGAACGAGTGCTCACGAGTGGTAGAACGAAAATTCCGGGGCTAAAAGTGCGTATGGAGTTAGCATGgcaaaaagagagagaagaacaTCAAAGACTGTTACAAGAAACGGCAACATTGGCGAGAGATTTGCGACAAACTCTGTTCGAA ATCGAGAGAGAACGTTCCAAAGAACGTCTGGAGACTAAAAGACGACAAGATCAGTTAAAGAAGGTGTatgacgaagaaaaagaagaaagcaaGAAGAAATTGTTGGAG CTACAATGTGACTTACTCGAATTAAGAGATGCTCACGCAAAGTTGAGAActagtaatgaaaaaatgagacGTGAAAAGGAGCGACACGAAAAAGAGCGAGAAGAGCTGAAGGACGTGATTACGAAAAAATCCAAGCAAGAACAAAACGAGTTGCGAAATATTAATATGTTGTTACAGCAAGTCAATGACTTAACGAAGCTTTTCCCCGAATTAAACGGTATAGCAGAAAATGGAACTCCGAATAATTATACACCGACGCCGCCTAGACGATTAAAG ggaCCAAAGTCGAGGGAATCGTCACCAATGTTGGATACAAAGGGCGATATAAGAGGTATACTTAACattattaatcattttaatttacatttctcCGTAATGTATTTGTTTACAGGTTCAAATTCGCAACTCGGCGAAAGAACAGAGAAGCTGGAGTACACTATTAAAAACTTAATGGATGTGGCAAGAAAATTGAAGGAATCCAAAAAAGCAGCGGACGAAGCTAACGTGACGCGACTGAAGAAACTTGGTAAAAG ATCGACATCCGTCGAAAGTGATCCAGGAAAAGGTATAACAACGACCCGTTCGAAACCACGTCTACAGAGGAAGAGTTTGTCTTTAGAACAGACATCAGCACGAAACGAAGAG CCACAACGTATCTGGGGTACCGATAGTAACATGTCCAGTTTGCAGTCGCTAGAAGGTTCAGAGATTGGTGGGCGAACGCTCAACTTGCAGAGAGATTCCAGTGTAGATAG tCGCCTCTCTACTGGTTCTACAAAAAGCGAGATGttggaacgagagaaaaaacacggtaaaagtataataaaaaagatCACGACTAAATTAACTAAATCGGCCAGCGTGGATGATCCAAATGTTTCCATAGATCTTTCTCTTcag ACATCAGGTTCTGAGACGAGTGTCAGCGAAAAGACTGAAAAGAGAAATCTgaagaagaaattaacggatatGTTCAAAAGAGGTTCTAGAAGTAGCAG CGTAGAGAAGAAGCTTAACTCTACAAATCACAGTAGACCACCTTCAAGAAACTCCACAACATCGAATAAATAA
- the LOC143148741 gene encoding uncharacterized protein LOC143148741 isoform X1 yields the protein MHHMYSSKKGDPLCPLGFHPQVRWPTRCKRCFRDYKEHGGKKDNLRDITSSSPSLSFDQSSGRSSENGRRVWSSATNLAKDEFKSNNSDVPHAAAASCWTSLMDLSVIEKEEERLEARRTPKLQIKQVIDNSNDRTSENDVEFIIQVKKSRNGPPKNAVQNEDHRMEGETTEKSEVESLKTQLSELQARCEKAEKEKSEILMRRLATMETITSKTSTNELQKLQKKIEALTQEKTSLLTKVRELEKEINIKTFRGERDREKDELRSKLKAAENLCENLMDENEDMKKEIRQLEEEIYELQDTFRDEQADEYVRLRKSLEQSNKNCRILSFKLRKVERKVEELETEKTTIEKKYEEVKKVDETLKKIKSEFQNRPQKKASEFTTKVQLKKLVDEMEKEIGDMMTIFTNVSDGKDIDIQDMKSKEYAKYDKLSKEYELLKDKYDTVVKELSDEKEKKKTQSNAKTDDKNTDLQNIRKKLDDAVAIRETERKAWDEEKTALSEEKEKLKSKLLSLSAEKLKVYNEVVQLKKDLETAKSSEKEGAKMEKTINELKRELSQERERCKKLQDDLSAFTERESKLTQSMSSVEQTKTKLDADVKRLKKELESTKSSNTTKINDLTTELSDLKKEKEKLLSQIDQEKQSKESEVSTLKKKINSLEKTGLNTKRMNELRQTYNEKILISYVADLENELKRGQQEYNNLKNKCNELDNLKKQFELDNESLNSKLREQNTELMSIRKELELLRQTVKIKESEWKSEKATLENRIKESELPNKALITDLNNDISNLKKENNTLVTRLEDIRKANDDLSDKLKDYEAVTKIHQALTPDTKALESEIRKLKNALETMEKAKKADLAQCKMRYEHRITAINDEIQAIQNQLSRYKRERDTYKHMLEGAQKTIAELKSTRGRQSNVSSAKSDEEEEVSGTSIVVLERQINSLEDELSETRLEASRLKAELVSEKSASHVKVSELQSRINELEEERVLTSGRTKIPGLKVRMELAWQKEREEHQRLLQETATLARDLRQTLFEIERERSKERLETKRRQDQLKKVYDEEKEESKKKLLELQCDLLELRDAHAKLRTSNEKMRREKERHEKEREELKDVITKKSKQEQNELRNINMLLQQVNDLTKLFPELNGIAENGTPNNYTPTPPRRLKGPKSRESSPMLDTKGDIRGILNIINHFNLHFSVMYLFTGSNSQLGERTEKLEYTIKNLMDVARKLKESKKAADEANVTRLKKLGKRSTSVESDPGKGITTTRSKPRLQRKSLSLEQTSARNEEPQRIWGTDSNMSSLQSLEGSEIGGRTLNLQRDSSVDSRLSTGSTKSEMLEREKKHGKSIIKKITTKLTKSASVDDPNVSIDLSLQTSGSETSVSEKTEKRNLKKKLTDMFKRGSRSSSVEKKLNSTNHSRPPSRNSTTSNK from the exons ATGCATCACATGTATTCATCAAAGAAAGGAGACCCTCTCTGCCCCCTTGGTTTCCATCCTCAAGTGCGTTGGCCGACCCGCTGCAAACGATGCTTCAG GGATTACAAAGAACACGGCGGCAAGAAAGATAACTTGAGGGACATCACATCGTCTTCACCCAGTCTCTCGTTCGATCAGTCATCAGGCCG CTCTTCGGAAAATGGACGAAGGGTTTGGTCGTCAGCGACGAATTTGGCAAAGGATGAATTCAAGAGTAACAACTCAGATGTACCACATGCAGCAGCAGCCAGCTGCTGGACGTCGCTTATGGATCTATCCGTCattgagaaagaagaagaaagattgGAAG CCAGGAGAACGCCGAAATTGCAAATTAAACAAGTAATAGATAACAGCAATGATAGAACTTCGGAAAACGATGTTGAGTTCATCATTCAG GTGAAGAAATCGCGGAATGGTCCTCCGAAAAATGCTGTACAAAATGAGGATCACCGGATGGAAGGGGAAACGACAGAGAAA AGCGAAGTGGAGAGTCTGAAGACACAATTGAGTGAATTACAAGCGCGATGCGAGAAAGCAGAAAAGGAGaagagcgaaattttgatgagaCGGTTGGCAACTATGGAAACCATAACAAGTAAAACCTCAACGAATGAACTGCAGAAACTACAAAAGAAGATCGAAG CACTCACTCAAGAAAAGACCAGTCTATTGACAAAAGTAAGAGAACTtgagaaagaaataaatataaagacaTTTAGAGGCGAAAGAGATAGAGAAAAGGATGAATTACGTTCGAAATTAAAAGCAGCAGAAAATTTGTGCGAGAACTTGATGGACGAAAATGAAGATATGAAGAAAGAGATCCGACAATTGGAGGAAGAAATATACGAATTACAGGATACATTTAG GGATGAGCAAGCGGACGAGTACGTCCGTCTGCGAAAAAGTTTGGAacagtcgaataaaaattgtcgaaTTTTATCGTTCAAGCTGAGAAAAGTCGAGCGAAAGGTGGAAGAGTTGGAGACTGAAAAAACAACTATAGAGAAGAAGTATGAAGAA GTGAAAAAAGTCGATGAAACGTTAAAGAAGATTAAAAGTGAATTCCAAAACAGGCCTCAGAAGAAGGCGAGCGAATTTACAACCAAAGTACAACTCAAGAAACTGGTGGACGAAATGGAGAAGGAAATAG GTGATATGATGACCATTTTCACAAACGTCTCTGATGGTAAAGACATAGATATTCAGGACATGAAATCCAAGGAATATGCGAAATACGATAAACTCTCAAAGGAATACGAATTGCTTAAAGATAAATACGACACTGTGGTGAAAGAGTTATCggatgaaaaggaaaaaaagaaaacgcagTCAAACGCAAAAACAGACGACAAAAATACAGATTTACAAAACA taAGGAAAAAGCTAGATGATGCTGTAGCCATAAGGGAAACCGAAAGAAAAGCGTGGGACGAAGAGAAGACAGCACTCTCcgaggaaaaggaaaaattaaagTCGAAACTTCTGTCGCTTTCTGCGGAAAAACTTAAAGTCTACAACGAAGTCGTTCAATTGAAGAAAGATTTAG AAACGGCCAAGTCGTCGGAAAAGGAAGGTGCGAAgatggaaaaaacgataaacGAGCTGAAGAGAGAATTGTCGCAAGAACGAGAAAGGTGTAAAAAGCTGCAAGACGATTTGTCAGCGTTTACGGAACGGGAATCCAAATTGACACAATCAATGTCATCT GTCGAGCAAACAAAAACTAAACTTGACGCTGAtgtgaaacgcttgaagaaagaGCTGGAAAGTACAAAATCCTCAAATACTACGAAAATAAACGATCTGACCACGGAGCTCTCGGatctgaagaaagaaaaggagaagctaCTGTCTCAAATCGATcaagagaaacaatccaaagaaTCCGAAGTGTCCACATTGAAGAAGAAAATCAATTCGTTGGAGAAGACTGGATTGAATACGAAACGGATGAATGAGCTGAGGCAAACGTACAATGAGAAGATCTTAA TATCTTATGTTGCAGACTTAGAGAACGAGTTGAAGAGAGGCCAGCAGGAGTACAATAATCTGAAAAACAAGTGTAATGAACTCGATAATTTGAAGAAACAGTTTGAATTGGATAACGAATCACTCAACAG CAAACTACGGGAACAAAACACTGAACTCATGAGTATTCGCAAAGAATTGGAATTACTACGGCAAACCGTTAAAATAAAAGAGAGTGAATGGAAATCGGAGAAAGCTACTTTAGAA AATCGAATAAAAGAGAGCGAGCTACCAAATAAAGCTTTAATAACAGATCTAAATAACGATATTAGTAAtttgaagaaggagaacaatACCTTAGTAACGCGATTGGAAGACATAAGGAAAGCG AATGATGATCTCTCGGACAAGTTGAAGGATTACGAGGCAGTGACGAAGATCCATCAAGCTTTGACACCTGATACCAAGGCTCTCGAGTCGGAAATACGAAAATTGAAGAACGCTTTAGAGACCATGGAAAAGGCGAAGAAAGCGGATTTGGCACAATGCAAAATGCGATACGAGCACAGGATCACGGCTATTAACGACGAAATCCAAGCTATTCAGAACCAGCTATCGCGGTACAAACGTGAACGCGACACATACAAGCACATGTTAGAAGGTGCACAGAAAACTATTGCTGAATTGAAATCTACCAGAGGTAGACAGTCAAACGTGTCTTCTGCAAAGTCTGACGAG GAGGAAGAAGTATCTGGTACCAGCATAGTGGTTCTTGAAAGGCAGATCAACAGTTTGGAAGATGAACTTTCAGAAACAAGATTGGAAGCGTCCAGATTGAAAGCCGAATTAGTTTCCGAGAAATCAGCCAGTCACGTTAAAGTGTCTGAACTTCAATCACGAATTAACGAG CTGGAGGAAGAACGAGTGCTCACGAGTGGTAGAACGAAAATTCCGGGGCTAAAAGTGCGTATGGAGTTAGCATGgcaaaaagagagagaagaacaTCAAAGACTGTTACAAGAAACGGCAACATTGGCGAGAGATTTGCGACAAACTCTGTTCGAA ATCGAGAGAGAACGTTCCAAAGAACGTCTGGAGACTAAAAGACGACAAGATCAGTTAAAGAAGGTGTatgacgaagaaaaagaagaaagcaaGAAGAAATTGTTGGAG CTACAATGTGACTTACTCGAATTAAGAGATGCTCACGCAAAGTTGAGAActagtaatgaaaaaatgagacGTGAAAAGGAGCGACACGAAAAAGAGCGAGAAGAGCTGAAGGACGTGATTACGAAAAAATCCAAGCAAGAACAAAACGAGTTGCGAAATATTAATATGTTGTTACAGCAAGTCAATGACTTAACGAAGCTTTTCCCCGAATTAAACGGTATAGCAGAAAATGGAACTCCGAATAATTATACACCGACGCCGCCTAGACGATTAAAG ggaCCAAAGTCGAGGGAATCGTCACCAATGTTGGATACAAAGGGCGATATAAGAGGTATACTTAACattattaatcattttaatttacatttctcCGTAATGTATTTGTTTACAGGTTCAAATTCGCAACTCGGCGAAAGAACAGAGAAGCTGGAGTACACTATTAAAAACTTAATGGATGTGGCAAGAAAATTGAAGGAATCCAAAAAAGCAGCGGACGAAGCTAACGTGACGCGACTGAAGAAACTTGGTAAAAG ATCGACATCCGTCGAAAGTGATCCAGGAAAAGGTATAACAACGACCCGTTCGAAACCACGTCTACAGAGGAAGAGTTTGTCTTTAGAACAGACATCAGCACGAAACGAAGAG CCACAACGTATCTGGGGTACCGATAGTAACATGTCCAGTTTGCAGTCGCTAGAAGGTTCAGAGATTGGTGGGCGAACGCTCAACTTGCAGAGAGATTCCAGTGTAGATAG tCGCCTCTCTACTGGTTCTACAAAAAGCGAGATGttggaacgagagaaaaaacacggtaaaagtataataaaaaagatCACGACTAAATTAACTAAATCGGCCAGCGTGGATGATCCAAATGTTTCCATAGATCTTTCTCTTcag ACATCAGGTTCTGAGACGAGTGTCAGCGAAAAGACTGAAAAGAGAAATCTgaagaagaaattaacggatatGTTCAAAAGAGGTTCTAGAAGTAGCAG CGTAGAGAAGAAGCTTAACTCTACAAATCACAGTAGACCACCTTCAAGAAACTCCACAACATCGAATAAATAA